A stretch of Novipirellula artificiosorum DNA encodes these proteins:
- the leuB gene encoding 3-isopropylmalate dehydrogenase — translation MNANLVLLPGDGIGPEIVTEAKRVLEKIAASFGHQFTFSSHLIGGIAIDSCGDPLPQATVDACKASDAVLLGAVGGPKWDDPSAKTRPEAGLLRIRKELGLFANLRPIRLFDELVDASPLKREIIEGTDILFFRELTGGIYFGESGRNGSGAEETAFQSMAYSVGEVERIVRLAAKAAQQRDNRLTSVDKANVLEPSRLWRQTAARVMAEEFPDVKFDVVLVDAMAMHLINRPRDFDVVVTGNLFGDILTDEASMLPGSLGMLPSASLGNGGPGLYEPIHGSAPDIAGKGIANPLATILAAAMLLRHSLSLTKEADAIEAAVGKVLADGLRTSDLARGAAAIGTKAMTDAVLNRLA, via the coding sequence TTGAACGCCAACCTTGTTTTATTGCCGGGCGACGGCATTGGTCCTGAAATCGTCACAGAAGCCAAGCGAGTGCTCGAAAAGATCGCCGCCTCGTTCGGTCACCAGTTCACCTTCTCGTCTCACCTGATTGGCGGAATTGCCATCGATTCGTGTGGCGACCCGCTGCCTCAAGCGACTGTCGATGCGTGCAAGGCGTCCGACGCTGTGCTGCTCGGTGCCGTTGGCGGCCCAAAATGGGACGATCCATCCGCCAAGACACGGCCGGAAGCGGGTCTGCTGCGAATCCGCAAAGAGCTCGGCTTGTTCGCCAACCTGCGACCGATCCGCTTGTTCGACGAACTTGTTGACGCTTCGCCGCTGAAACGCGAAATCATCGAAGGAACCGACATCTTGTTCTTTCGTGAATTGACCGGCGGCATCTACTTTGGCGAATCGGGCCGGAATGGATCGGGGGCGGAGGAGACCGCCTTCCAATCGATGGCATACAGTGTGGGCGAGGTCGAAAGGATCGTGCGATTGGCCGCCAAAGCGGCCCAGCAACGAGACAACCGGTTGACCAGTGTCGACAAAGCGAACGTTTTGGAACCCAGCCGACTCTGGCGACAAACGGCCGCCCGCGTGATGGCGGAAGAGTTTCCGGATGTGAAGTTTGATGTGGTCTTGGTCGATGCGATGGCGATGCACTTGATCAACCGTCCTCGCGATTTCGACGTCGTCGTCACCGGCAACTTGTTCGGCGATATTCTCACCGACGAAGCTTCCATGTTGCCGGGATCACTCGGGATGCTACCAAGTGCCTCGCTCGGTAACGGAGGCCCGGGACTGTACGAACCGATCCATGGTTCGGCGCCCGACATCGCTGGCAAAGGAATTGCAAACCCCTTGGCGACGATCCTGGCGGCGGCGATGCTGCTGCGTCATTCGTTGTCCTTAACGAAAGAAGCGGACGCGATCGAAGCAGCTGTCGGAAAGGTCCTTGCCGATGGGCTGCGAACAAGTGACTTAGCCCGAGGTGCCGCCGCAATTGGAACCAAAGCAATGACCGATGCGGTACTGAATCGTCTCGCGTAA
- a CDS encoding glycosyltransferase family 4 protein, protein MFGSVNDFSLNHPTAPVLVPIPSPASGADSNASAAVMPVRVLHVVNGEHFAGAERVQSHLGRCLPQFAVTADFVCVKPGKFPDALRQQPCNSGRCHCAEMRGRFDLRAALRVKELVKTYDYDLLHAHTPRTAMIASVASRLSGIPWVYHVHSPAARDSANKWSNRVNFLVEHLSLHGCSHLITVSESLRLETIAKGAAEEKVTVVHNGVPTIRLERDHTPTPGGRWVIGMVALMRPRKGLEVVLQSLATLKSEGHDVVLRIIGPFESDEYRSEIEQQIERLGVASRIERVGFTQDVPAELAKMDALVLPSLFGEGLPMVVLEAMAAAVPVIATRVEGTPEAITDGVEGLLAEPRDPITLADKIRSLVTGQHDWKTMGEAAHQRQSRCFSDVAMAEKTAAVYRKLMTATDGTIDTDRTDAPAVP, encoded by the coding sequence ATGTTCGGAAGTGTTAACGATTTCTCGCTGAATCACCCGACCGCGCCGGTCTTGGTCCCGATTCCGTCTCCAGCCAGCGGCGCGGATTCGAACGCATCGGCTGCGGTGATGCCGGTCCGTGTTTTGCACGTGGTCAATGGAGAGCACTTTGCGGGTGCTGAACGCGTTCAGTCCCATTTGGGCCGCTGTTTACCGCAGTTTGCTGTTACGGCGGACTTCGTTTGCGTCAAACCGGGCAAGTTTCCGGACGCGCTTCGGCAGCAGCCCTGCAACAGCGGAAGGTGCCACTGTGCCGAGATGCGTGGCCGTTTTGATTTGCGTGCTGCATTGCGGGTCAAAGAACTGGTAAAAACCTACGACTACGATTTGCTTCACGCACACACACCGCGGACCGCGATGATCGCATCGGTCGCGTCTCGTTTGTCGGGGATTCCATGGGTTTATCATGTCCATAGCCCCGCCGCTCGCGATTCCGCGAACAAATGGAGCAACCGCGTCAATTTCCTGGTCGAACATCTGTCGTTACACGGTTGTTCGCATCTGATCACGGTTTCGGAAAGCCTTAGGCTTGAAACGATTGCCAAGGGAGCGGCCGAAGAAAAGGTGACGGTGGTCCACAATGGCGTACCGACGATTCGCTTGGAACGCGATCACACGCCCACGCCGGGTGGGCGATGGGTAATCGGCATGGTTGCACTGATGCGTCCTCGCAAGGGACTCGAAGTGGTCTTGCAGTCATTGGCGACGTTGAAAAGCGAAGGCCACGATGTTGTGCTGCGGATCATTGGTCCGTTTGAGTCCGACGAATACCGGTCGGAAATTGAGCAGCAGATTGAACGCCTTGGTGTCGCAAGCCGGATCGAGCGTGTTGGATTCACGCAGGATGTGCCAGCCGAATTGGCGAAGATGGATGCGTTGGTCTTGCCCAGTCTGTTTGGTGAAGGGTTACCGATGGTGGTACTCGAAGCCATGGCCGCGGCCGTCCCCGTTATCGCCACGCGCGTCGAAGGTACGCCCGAAGCCATTACCGATGGAGTCGAAGGATTATTGGCCGAACCACGCGATCCGATCACTTTGGCCGACAAAATCCGATCGCTTGTTACGGGACAGCACGATTGGAAAACGATGGGCGAAGCGGCGCACCAGCGTCAATCGAGGTGTTTTTCCGATGTCGCGATGGCCGAGAAGACGGCGGCCGTCTATCGAAAATTGATGACGGCCACCGACGGCACGATCGATACCGATCGGACCGACGCCCCGGCCGTTCCCTAA
- the map gene encoding type I methionyl aminopeptidase codes for MLKKQKKLILTEAQQESMRRAGRVNAQLMDFIRPHVVAGVKTSHLDELVVRWTADHGHKAATLGYQNYPKSCCTSVNEVICHGIPDDYELQVGDIINVDLTTIVDGWHGDQSETFLIGKVSEEKLSVTQCAFDCLYLAIEALEPGCRVATIGETIVPEAHRRGFSVVREYVGHGLGKQFHLDPSIPHFPNRQARVDRLYPGMCFTVEPMINAGSRYTRCDKKDGWTVRTKDGCPSAQFEHTVMMTDEGPEILTLTEHGPRRGHQFGVLS; via the coding sequence ATGCTGAAAAAGCAGAAAAAACTTATCTTGACGGAGGCACAGCAGGAATCGATGCGACGTGCCGGGCGAGTCAACGCCCAATTGATGGACTTCATTCGACCCCATGTTGTTGCGGGTGTCAAAACAAGTCATTTAGATGAACTGGTGGTCCGCTGGACGGCGGATCATGGTCACAAAGCGGCGACGTTAGGGTACCAGAACTACCCCAAGAGCTGCTGCACCAGCGTGAACGAAGTGATTTGTCACGGGATTCCCGACGACTATGAGTTGCAGGTGGGTGACATTATCAATGTGGACCTCACGACCATCGTGGATGGATGGCACGGGGACCAAAGCGAAACGTTCTTGATCGGCAAGGTGTCGGAAGAGAAGTTGTCGGTGACCCAGTGTGCATTCGATTGTTTGTACCTTGCCATCGAGGCCCTCGAACCGGGATGCCGCGTGGCAACGATTGGCGAAACGATAGTGCCAGAAGCACATCGCCGCGGTTTTTCGGTGGTTCGCGAATATGTTGGCCACGGGCTTGGCAAACAATTTCATCTCGATCCGTCCATCCCTCATTTTCCAAACCGGCAAGCGAGAGTCGATCGGCTTTATCCTGGCATGTGCTTCACGGTCGAACCGATGATCAATGCCGGCTCGCGATACACGCGTTGTGACAAGAAGGATGGTTGGACCGTTCGTACCAAAGATGGTTGCCCATCGGCTCAGTTTGAACACACGGTGATGATGACCGACGAAGGGCCCGAGATCCTGACGCTTACCGAACATGGCCCACGCCGGGGGCACCAATTCGGCGTCTTGAGCTAG
- a CDS encoding acyltransferase family protein: protein MTLTAESASTGPVLKPHRRILELDGLRALAAINLMLFHLTHVYAVKFGYTSPLGWEWPFGKYGVEMFFILSGFVNSMSLMRRGKPVDFVAARLIRIIPIFLLVIVANLWITRQMPLVNNPYTSGPMYAGQFFANMTLMPRVLGFECVDPVMWTLQVEMMFYITLVVLFQIGALRRYFIGWGTLATLSLIACPILDTLATTHADESWYAFANAIRLVMLLDFVPLFAIGFLIYMIKTKTGHVWQNLLGIVFAAFVFHAIDHGEHNPVVTVMIVSLVTLCAYGKLPLLRFRPLIYVSTISYALYLCHNNLGCVIIYRLNQSGIASNLCFAIGILFSVAMAIIVTHRIEQPLTQMLRSTWSRWRIRSAESTGLAPVES from the coding sequence ATGACCCTCACAGCCGAATCTGCCAGTACCGGCCCGGTTCTAAAACCTCACCGCCGCATCCTTGAACTCGACGGATTGCGTGCGTTAGCTGCGATCAACTTGATGCTCTTTCATTTGACGCACGTCTATGCGGTCAAATTTGGCTACACCTCCCCCTTGGGTTGGGAATGGCCGTTCGGCAAGTATGGCGTCGAAATGTTCTTCATTCTCAGCGGTTTCGTGAACAGCATGTCGTTGATGCGTCGCGGCAAGCCCGTCGATTTTGTCGCAGCCCGGTTGATCCGAATCATCCCGATCTTCCTGCTCGTCATTGTCGCGAACCTTTGGATCACTCGGCAAATGCCACTGGTCAACAATCCCTACACCAGCGGTCCGATGTATGCCGGCCAATTCTTCGCCAACATGACGCTGATGCCTCGAGTGCTCGGGTTTGAATGCGTCGACCCCGTGATGTGGACACTGCAGGTTGAAATGATGTTCTACATCACCCTCGTCGTCCTGTTCCAAATCGGTGCCCTGCGACGTTACTTCATCGGATGGGGGACGCTTGCGACGCTCTCGTTGATCGCTTGCCCCATCCTCGACACACTCGCCACGACCCATGCCGATGAATCGTGGTATGCGTTCGCAAATGCCATTCGGCTGGTGATGCTGCTCGATTTCGTGCCACTGTTTGCGATCGGCTTCTTGATTTACATGATCAAAACGAAGACCGGCCACGTTTGGCAGAACCTGCTTGGAATCGTGTTTGCAGCATTTGTCTTCCACGCGATCGATCATGGGGAACACAATCCCGTCGTGACCGTGATGATCGTCAGCTTGGTGACCTTGTGCGCCTATGGCAAATTGCCGCTGCTGCGATTTCGACCGCTGATTTACGTCAGCACGATTTCGTACGCCCTGTATTTGTGTCACAACAACCTTGGCTGTGTGATCATTTACCGATTGAACCAATCGGGCATCGCGTCGAACCTCTGTTTCGCCATCGGCATTCTGTTTTCCGTCGCGATGGCCATCATCGTGACGCATCGAATCGAACAACCGCTGACGCAAATGTTGCGTTCGACATGGTCGCGTTGGCGAATTCGATCCGCCGAATCGACCGGGCTTGCACCGGTCGAGTCCTAG
- a CDS encoding cofactor-independent phosphoglycerate mutase, translating to MKYVIVIPDGCADEPIEALGGQTPLQAAKLPAMDRLAAQGVLALANNTPVHLPAGSEVANLCLLGYDPDTYFTGRAPLEAAAQGITLNEHDWAIRCNLVTIENQTMVDFTADHVTTAEATELLEAVQTQLLSETPIDSRLEFIPGVSYRNLLLYRGDRATLAPFSTDTRSTAPHDLTDLPVADDFPRGPGSDTLVRLMNASAELFADHPVNKKRIAAGKRPVTNIWLWGIGGAPSLPSFESRHGVQGAMITAVDLLRGIAALVGWPRIEVDGATGYLDTDYAAKGRAALDALQHYDLVCVHVEAPDEASHEGRHAAKIEALEQIDRHIVAPLHQSLQASGDYRILVTPDHPTFCSTKKHTHGMVPLAMAGTGIVADAQTSYDELAADASGKRFDHGWDLMNAFIKR from the coding sequence ATGAAATATGTCATCGTCATTCCCGATGGATGTGCCGACGAACCGATCGAGGCGCTCGGTGGGCAGACACCGCTGCAAGCGGCCAAGTTACCTGCAATGGATCGGTTGGCAGCCCAAGGGGTGCTAGCGTTGGCCAACAACACCCCGGTTCATCTGCCTGCTGGCAGCGAAGTGGCGAATTTGTGCCTGCTCGGCTATGACCCCGACACCTATTTCACGGGCCGTGCGCCGCTCGAAGCCGCCGCGCAAGGGATCACACTGAACGAACACGATTGGGCCATCCGCTGCAATTTGGTCACGATCGAGAATCAGACGATGGTCGATTTTACGGCGGATCACGTCACGACCGCCGAGGCGACGGAATTGTTGGAAGCGGTGCAAACGCAACTGCTTTCGGAGACGCCGATCGATTCGCGATTGGAATTTATTCCGGGAGTCAGCTACCGCAATCTGCTGCTCTATCGAGGGGATCGGGCGACGTTGGCTCCGTTCTCAACCGACACACGCAGCACCGCGCCTCACGATTTGACCGATTTGCCCGTCGCGGATGATTTTCCTCGTGGACCCGGCAGCGACACGTTGGTGCGATTGATGAATGCGTCGGCCGAGTTGTTTGCCGATCATCCGGTCAACAAGAAACGCATCGCCGCGGGGAAACGCCCCGTCACGAACATTTGGTTGTGGGGAATTGGCGGTGCACCTTCGTTACCGAGTTTCGAGTCGCGACATGGCGTCCAAGGTGCGATGATTACCGCTGTCGATCTGCTGCGAGGTATTGCGGCACTCGTTGGCTGGCCACGCATCGAAGTCGACGGAGCCACGGGGTACTTGGACACCGACTATGCTGCCAAAGGTCGTGCGGCGTTGGATGCGTTGCAGCACTACGATTTGGTGTGCGTTCATGTCGAGGCTCCGGACGAAGCGTCACACGAAGGGCGGCATGCGGCAAAAATCGAAGCACTGGAGCAAATCGACCGGCACATTGTCGCGCCATTGCACCAGTCGCTGCAAGCGAGCGGCGATTACCGAATCTTGGTCACTCCCGACCATCCAACGTTTTGCAGCACGAAGAAGCACACCCACGGGATGGTGCCGCTGGCGATGGCGGGGACCGGAATCGTTGCGGACGCTCAAACGAGTTACGACGAATTGGCAGCCGACGCCTCGGGAAAACGATTCGATCACGGTTGGGACTTGATGAACGCCTTCATCAAACGATAG
- a CDS encoding aspartate kinase, with protein sequence MSLIVQKFGGTSVADVEKIRAAARKAIRAQKQGHRVVMVVSAMGKNTDLLLKLAGDVSQSPPAREMDMLLSTGEQVSVALVAMAIDDLGSKAVSLTGGQIGMKTDDSFSKARIQSISTERIERLLDDGNIVVAAGFQGIDDDLNITTLGRGGSDTTAVALASVLGASACEIYTDVDGVYTTDPRLLPEARRVDVISYDEMLELASLGAGVMHNRSIEFAKKFNVPIHVRSSFSDAEGTMIVAETESKTAPVCGAAMTPNEARVTVLGVPDVPGKSLQVFSAIAEKKIAVDMVVQNVGRKGRADISFTVRQDDLKLTLAALDKVLPAIGADAVTFDDQVSKVSVVGVNMADQTNVASTMFRALADANVNIQMITTSEIKISTLVPRAEAGAALRAVHEVFRLHEKPADAKSWDQIRAERGETADLDTLVSRLQDDALEALTLTGISLTKHQARVTLYGVPDEPGIAADMFETIGQAKIFVDMIVQGYDGEDGSTSVSFTVDESDLKQSLEVAVAIREKHGMRDIQDGSDIAKITVSGIGLRSHTHVATVLFKQLADLGINIEMIGTSELQVNAVISATNSDKALERLSAAFAASLEAGR encoded by the coding sequence ATGTCACTGATTGTTCAAAAGTTTGGCGGTACCAGCGTTGCCGATGTTGAAAAAATCCGCGCTGCTGCACGAAAGGCAATTCGCGCTCAAAAGCAGGGTCACCGCGTCGTGATGGTTGTCAGCGCAATGGGAAAGAACACGGATTTGCTACTGAAGCTTGCTGGCGATGTTTCGCAAAGCCCGCCCGCGCGGGAAATGGACATGCTGCTTAGCACCGGCGAACAGGTTTCGGTGGCCTTAGTTGCCATGGCGATTGACGACCTCGGGTCCAAGGCGGTCAGTTTGACGGGCGGACAGATCGGGATGAAGACGGACGACAGTTTTAGTAAAGCTCGGATTCAATCGATTTCAACCGAGCGAATCGAACGATTGCTTGATGATGGGAACATTGTCGTCGCCGCCGGTTTTCAAGGGATTGACGATGATTTGAACATCACCACGCTCGGTCGCGGCGGGAGTGATACGACTGCGGTTGCCTTGGCCTCGGTGCTCGGTGCGTCCGCTTGTGAGATCTATACGGATGTTGACGGCGTCTACACGACCGACCCAAGGTTGTTGCCCGAAGCCCGCCGCGTCGATGTGATCAGCTACGATGAGATGCTTGAATTGGCCAGCCTCGGTGCCGGGGTGATGCACAACCGCAGCATTGAATTTGCCAAGAAGTTTAATGTACCGATTCATGTTCGCAGCAGTTTTTCGGATGCGGAAGGGACGATGATCGTCGCCGAAACCGAATCAAAGACCGCACCGGTATGTGGAGCCGCGATGACGCCGAACGAAGCGCGTGTCACGGTATTGGGGGTTCCCGACGTGCCAGGGAAAAGCTTGCAAGTGTTTTCCGCCATCGCGGAGAAGAAGATCGCCGTCGACATGGTGGTTCAGAATGTGGGCCGCAAAGGGCGAGCGGATATTTCCTTCACGGTCCGCCAAGATGACTTGAAACTGACTCTCGCGGCACTCGACAAAGTGTTGCCAGCGATCGGTGCCGACGCGGTGACGTTTGACGACCAAGTTTCGAAGGTTTCCGTGGTCGGAGTCAACATGGCTGATCAGACAAACGTTGCCTCGACGATGTTTCGAGCCTTGGCCGATGCGAACGTGAACATTCAAATGATCACGACGAGCGAAATAAAGATTTCAACGCTGGTGCCACGAGCCGAAGCCGGTGCGGCGCTGCGGGCGGTTCACGAAGTGTTTCGATTGCATGAAAAACCGGCTGACGCGAAGTCGTGGGACCAAATTCGTGCTGAGCGAGGCGAAACAGCCGACTTGGATACGTTGGTCAGCCGATTGCAAGATGATGCGCTGGAAGCATTGACGTTAACCGGCATTTCCCTGACCAAGCATCAAGCACGCGTGACGCTCTATGGTGTTCCGGATGAACCTGGCATTGCCGCAGATATGTTCGAAACCATCGGCCAAGCAAAGATCTTCGTGGACATGATCGTGCAGGGCTACGATGGTGAAGACGGTTCGACAAGCGTCAGTTTTACGGTGGACGAGTCGGATTTGAAGCAGAGTTTGGAGGTCGCGGTCGCAATCCGGGAAAAGCATGGAATGCGAGATATTCAAGATGGTTCCGACATCGCCAAGATTACCGTCAGCGGAATTGGATTGCGAAGTCACACCCATGTGGCGACGGTTCTGTTTAAGCAGTTGGCCGATTTGGGAATCAACATCGAGATGATTGGAACCAGTGAATTGCAGGTCAATGCCGTCATCAGCGCGACGAATTCCGACAAGGCACTCGAGCGTTTGAGTGCCGCTTTTGCGGCGAGTCTTGAAGCCGGGCGTTGA
- a CDS encoding heparinase II/III domain-containing protein → MFPPANHSAAIALSLFLSFAATADDVAFTYPPNVSIEAVTEYIASASKVHPRLFANAETFERLPSVVKASPLKQTIANGVVNNAKKLLDAKPVERKLEGRRLLGVSRRCLERVLTLSMAYHLTQEDQFADRCEREMLAAAAFTDWNPSHFLDVAEMTLALSIGYDWLFHELSPESRQTLRDAILRKGVILPWETKHKGWVRATNNWGQVCHAGLTAGALAIMEDEPELAARTVLNAVSNVPRSMHAFEPKGSYPEGPGYWAYGTGFNVLLIAELESVLGVDFGLSKAPGFSETGGYLAMVTGPSGLTFNYADGGSGRGPQESLFWFANRFERPEFLRGEKDRIVETFSDRRGGAGGRLMPLALLWMEEDAFETTRSLPLHWSSEGIAPITIHRSSWDGGPATFVGIKAGSPSSNHAHMDAGSFVLDADGVRWATDLGAEGYHGIESRGMNLWSMKQDSDRWTIFRQQNHSHNTLVIDDSLQRSAGRAEVVAFSDDPQRPLTIVDLSEVYQGQADSIRRGVRMLPTGEVWFQDELTGLEPGTIVRWGMVTPTKDLSNRSPEVMLLRQGDASLKLTIESPTESKWQQIDTETPRNPWDSSNRGTTMVAFEAVAPDSGTMTLSVLATPGSVKSSQAESAKGNALADW, encoded by the coding sequence ATGTTCCCCCCTGCCAACCATTCGGCGGCGATCGCCTTGTCGTTGTTCTTGTCCTTTGCTGCAACAGCGGACGATGTCGCATTCACGTACCCGCCCAATGTATCGATCGAAGCGGTCACGGAGTACATTGCGTCGGCTTCGAAAGTGCACCCTCGCTTGTTTGCCAATGCAGAGACCTTTGAGCGTTTGCCGAGCGTCGTCAAGGCCTCTCCACTCAAGCAAACGATTGCCAACGGAGTGGTCAACAACGCGAAGAAACTGCTCGATGCCAAGCCGGTCGAACGCAAACTGGAAGGACGCCGCCTCCTGGGCGTGTCACGACGTTGCCTCGAACGGGTGTTGACCTTGTCGATGGCGTACCATTTGACCCAAGAGGACCAATTCGCGGACCGATGCGAACGTGAAATGTTGGCTGCGGCAGCGTTCACGGACTGGAACCCCAGCCATTTCTTGGACGTTGCCGAAATGACGCTGGCACTTTCGATCGGCTACGATTGGTTGTTCCATGAATTATCGCCGGAGTCGCGTCAGACCCTTCGCGATGCAATCCTCCGCAAAGGGGTCATTCTGCCATGGGAAACCAAACACAAGGGGTGGGTTCGAGCCACGAACAATTGGGGCCAAGTTTGTCATGCAGGATTGACTGCCGGAGCCTTGGCGATCATGGAAGACGAACCGGAATTGGCCGCTCGCACCGTGCTCAATGCGGTCAGCAACGTACCACGGTCGATGCATGCTTTTGAGCCCAAGGGCAGCTATCCCGAAGGCCCTGGCTATTGGGCCTACGGTACGGGGTTCAACGTATTGTTGATTGCCGAGTTGGAAAGCGTGCTGGGTGTCGACTTTGGCCTGTCGAAGGCCCCCGGGTTTTCTGAAACAGGCGGCTACCTCGCCATGGTCACCGGCCCATCCGGTCTGACCTTCAACTATGCTGACGGAGGTTCCGGCCGCGGCCCGCAAGAATCACTGTTTTGGTTCGCCAATCGTTTCGAACGTCCCGAGTTCCTGCGTGGTGAAAAAGATCGAATTGTGGAGACATTTTCGGACCGGCGCGGTGGTGCCGGTGGGCGTTTGATGCCGCTGGCATTGTTGTGGATGGAAGAGGATGCGTTTGAGACAACCCGCTCACTCCCTTTGCACTGGAGCAGCGAGGGGATCGCTCCGATCACGATCCACCGCAGCAGTTGGGACGGCGGCCCGGCAACGTTTGTGGGAATCAAAGCAGGATCACCGTCGTCGAATCACGCCCATATGGACGCTGGTTCATTTGTCCTCGATGCAGACGGTGTTCGATGGGCAACCGATCTTGGCGCCGAGGGATACCACGGAATCGAATCACGCGGGATGAATCTATGGAGCATGAAGCAAGATTCGGATCGATGGACCATTTTTCGACAACAAAACCATAGCCACAATACGTTGGTCATCGACGATTCGCTGCAACGATCGGCCGGCCGCGCCGAGGTGGTTGCTTTCTCGGACGATCCACAGCGTCCGCTAACCATTGTCGATTTGTCGGAGGTTTACCAAGGTCAAGCCGATTCAATTCGCCGCGGCGTTCGCATGTTGCCGACGGGCGAAGTTTGGTTCCAAGATGAATTGACCGGTTTGGAGCCTGGGACGATCGTGCGTTGGGGAATGGTCACCCCGACCAAGGACCTGTCAAACCGATCGCCTGAGGTCATGCTGCTTCGTCAAGGCGATGCATCCCTTAAGCTGACGATTGAAAGTCCCACCGAATCAAAGTGGCAACAGATCGATACGGAAACCCCTCGCAATCCATGGGACTCTTCCAATCGAGGAACCACGATGGTGGCCTTTGAAGCGGTCGCTCCTGACTCGGGAACGATGACGTTGTCGGTGCTCGCAACGCCGGGTTCGGTCAAGTCCTCGCAAGCCGAATCCGCCAAAGGCAATGCTTTGGCGGATTGGTGA
- a CDS encoding ABC transporter ATP-binding protein: MPAIYLDHVSKSFHGKAVLRDLNLEVRDGEYLVLLGESGSGKTTTLRAIAGLEPINGGRVRFGHVDVTDLPARKRNVSMVFQHDGLYPHLSIRDNLSIARNRKIDSRELQSRIEQAATILEIKPLLDRLPSQLSGGELRRAAMAKSIVRQADVRLLDEPLSALDATVRHQFQHDLLRCHHSQPASTIHVTHDGNEAMRMADRIAVIDQGEIVQVDTPHNIYHHPCCVSVAKSIGSPPINLLDASLKDNQVKLSDLDCSASRTESWPNDCSGDFVVGIRPEAFRVRDTSSKTPIPVGGLRFSARCCWVAEFSGVMHLEFETNGKRITVLTSPEISVRPGELQDIEVPWQNVHWFPKNA; the protein is encoded by the coding sequence ATGCCTGCGATTTACCTTGATCACGTTTCGAAATCTTTCCACGGCAAAGCGGTTCTCCGAGACCTAAATTTAGAGGTTCGCGATGGCGAGTACCTTGTGCTACTTGGGGAGAGCGGCAGCGGCAAAACGACGACGCTACGAGCCATCGCGGGCCTTGAACCTATCAATGGTGGCCGAGTGCGATTCGGCCACGTCGACGTGACCGACCTGCCCGCAAGGAAACGAAATGTGTCGATGGTCTTTCAGCACGACGGTCTGTATCCCCATCTCAGCATTCGAGACAATTTGTCGATAGCTCGAAACCGAAAGATCGATTCGCGAGAATTGCAGTCTCGAATCGAACAAGCTGCAACCATACTCGAGATCAAACCGCTGCTGGACCGGCTTCCGAGCCAACTCAGCGGTGGCGAACTTCGCCGCGCCGCCATGGCCAAATCCATTGTCCGGCAAGCGGATGTGCGTTTGCTAGATGAACCGTTGTCGGCGCTCGATGCAACGGTTCGCCATCAGTTCCAACACGACTTGTTGCGATGCCATCACAGCCAACCGGCATCGACGATCCATGTGACACACGATGGAAACGAAGCGATGCGAATGGCGGACCGGATTGCAGTCATCGATCAGGGCGAGATCGTTCAAGTCGATACACCCCACAACATCTATCACCATCCCTGCTGCGTCTCCGTCGCCAAGTCGATCGGCTCGCCTCCAATCAACTTGCTTGACGCGTCCTTGAAAGACAACCAAGTCAAATTGTCCGACCTCGATTGCTCCGCTTCGCGTACCGAATCCTGGCCGAATGATTGTTCGGGTGATTTTGTGGTTGGCATTCGTCCCGAAGCGTTTCGCGTACGGGACACGTCATCCAAAACACCGATTCCCGTGGGCGGATTGCGTTTTTCGGCGCGATGCTGTTGGGTAGCGGAATTTAGCGGCGTGATGCATCTCGAGTTTGAAACCAACGGAAAGCGCATCACCGTGTTGACTTCTCCTGAAATCAGCGTTCGCCCTGGGGAACTGCAAGACATCGAAGTGCCGTGGCAAAACGTGCACTGGTTTCCCAAGAATGCTTGA